The following coding sequences lie in one Psychrobacter arenosus genomic window:
- the guaD gene encoding guanine deaminase, whose protein sequence is MTLHIYQAQLLHYVTKEELATRAGGTDFTNPQTSNAIIDKSKAIQPVIAKLKIYPEYIADGALVVDDVTGQVVDYGSSAAMLSKFVANNTAQKSVQIHDHSSKLIMPGFIDTHVHYPQIDMIAAYGEQLLDWLNNYTFVTEANFGDPAVAHDTAQFFLNQLLANGTTSAMVFSTSHPGSAEAFFIESERLNTRMITGNVLMDQNAPAHLCVPAEQGIRDTQNLIDTWHGRGRQHVVITPRFAITSTPEQLRLAGELYQSYDSVYVQTHLAENQDEVAFVRELYPNHKGYLDVYDDMGLLGRRTTLAHGIYLETPEYERLRETGTQIAHCPTSNLFLGSGLFDLPKTLSYTGVSIATDVGAGTSLSMLTTLSEAYKVQQLQNNRLSAHQGLYQITLGNAQSLLLDDKLGNFMPGKEADFVVIDTAATPLLERRMTHTKTLEERLFVLMMLGDDWVIAETVIAGVSRYRR, encoded by the coding sequence ATGACCCTACATATCTATCAAGCCCAACTTTTACACTACGTTACTAAAGAGGAGTTAGCGACACGCGCTGGTGGTACAGACTTTACCAATCCGCAGACCTCAAACGCTATTATTGATAAAAGTAAAGCAATTCAGCCAGTAATAGCTAAGCTTAAAATCTACCCAGAATATATCGCGGATGGCGCATTGGTCGTTGACGATGTCACGGGTCAAGTTGTCGATTATGGCAGTAGCGCGGCTATGCTAAGTAAGTTCGTAGCAAACAATACGGCACAGAAGTCTGTTCAAATTCACGACCATTCAAGCAAGCTTATCATGCCCGGCTTTATCGATACCCACGTACACTATCCGCAAATCGATATGATTGCCGCGTATGGCGAGCAGCTGCTCGACTGGCTCAATAACTATACCTTTGTCACCGAAGCCAACTTTGGCGATCCTGCAGTGGCACACGATACCGCGCAGTTTTTCCTCAATCAGTTACTTGCCAATGGTACCACCAGCGCCATGGTTTTCTCCACCAGCCATCCTGGGTCGGCTGAAGCATTCTTTATAGAGAGCGAGCGCCTGAATACGCGGATGATTACCGGCAATGTATTAATGGACCAAAACGCGCCGGCGCATCTGTGTGTTCCAGCGGAGCAGGGCATTCGTGATACCCAAAATTTAATCGACACTTGGCATGGCCGTGGCCGTCAGCATGTGGTGATTACTCCGCGCTTTGCCATTACCTCAACGCCTGAGCAGCTGCGTCTTGCGGGCGAGTTATACCAAAGTTATGATAGCGTCTATGTACAGACGCATTTGGCAGAGAACCAAGACGAAGTCGCCTTTGTGCGTGAGCTATACCCCAATCATAAAGGCTACTTGGATGTCTATGACGATATGGGCTTGCTCGGTCGACGCACCACCTTGGCGCACGGTATCTATTTAGAAACGCCCGAGTATGAGCGCCTGCGCGAGACGGGCACTCAGATTGCCCATTGTCCGACGTCCAATTTATTTTTAGGCAGTGGCTTGTTTGATTTGCCCAAGACCTTAAGCTACACCGGCGTCAGTATCGCCACCGATGTCGGTGCGGGCACCAGTTTGTCGATGCTCACAACATTGTCGGAGGCGTACAAGGTGCAGCAGCTACAAAACAATCGTTTGTCGGCGCACCAAGGGCTGTATCAAATCACCTTGGGTAATGCGCAGTCGCTATTATTGGACGATAAACTCGGTAACTTTATGCCGGGTAAAGAGGCGGACTTTGTAGTTATCGATACGGCAGCGACGCCGTTATTAGAACGGCGCATGACCCATACGAAGACGCTGGAGGAGCGCTTGTTTGTGCTGATGATGTTGGGTGATGATTGGGTGATTGCTGAGACCGTTATTGCTGGGGTTAGTCGGTATAGGCGTTAA
- a CDS encoding histidine phosphatase family protein, with protein sequence MKQIYLVRHGQSTSNAGGKAQPNAQIELTELGQQQVAEVAEWLEETLGDSVDEVHFSRFIRTQQTAQPYINKVGIEPKVIEGLQEFDYLSFKKTNGTTFATRLQMADEYWLRQDPRQADGEDAESFHEFCERVAGVLEHFKSLPDGNHVVFTHGLWMSMLIWQLLGQPCEDNGHLQKFRQFELSIRPRNCEVFLLTLCEGHPPAITKVRTCAPTPSDVHAT encoded by the coding sequence ATGAAGCAAATATACCTCGTCAGACATGGCCAGAGTACCTCAAATGCCGGCGGCAAGGCGCAACCTAATGCGCAGATAGAGCTCACCGAATTGGGGCAACAACAAGTGGCCGAAGTAGCCGAGTGGTTAGAGGAGACCTTAGGAGATAGCGTAGATGAGGTGCACTTCTCCAGATTTATCCGGACGCAGCAGACGGCTCAGCCTTATATCAATAAGGTGGGTATTGAACCTAAGGTCATTGAAGGGCTGCAGGAGTTTGATTATTTAAGCTTTAAAAAGACCAACGGCACGACTTTCGCTACACGGTTGCAGATGGCCGATGAGTACTGGCTAAGACAAGATCCGCGTCAGGCCGATGGTGAGGATGCTGAGAGTTTTCATGAATTTTGTGAGCGCGTAGCGGGCGTACTTGAGCACTTTAAGAGCTTGCCGGATGGCAATCATGTGGTCTTCACCCATGGCCTCTGGATGAGTATGCTGATTTGGCAGCTGCTAGGTCAGCCGTGTGAAGATAATGGCCACCTGCAGAAGTTTCGCCAGTTTGAGCTATCGATTCGCCCGCGTAACTGTGAGGTGTTTTTATTGACGCTGTGTGAGGGACATCCGCCCGCGATTACTAAGGTACGAACTTGCGCGCCTACGCCCTCGGATGTGCATGCTACTTAG
- a CDS encoding AAA domain-containing protein — MPSINRRWLTYWKKTLQYADIKPIDFINDPIILEQFSCPSHIPKPLAQKLWIQAQARKEDSSIEVALCPVQSKIVVEEQNVEDESADLFWIIVQMDKDGKLFVSPDDKPNPPPFFVRDYLSPNPKDNIALASIEMVDKVLSSFKFDTQTWQKHWQECEDVFRKVTQQGFTQFNSFDKCHLYIEVAPLRGVARNILTLYDHLLDEDSLADSHTLLSAIITDKSPPKLPYPAAPEVLHNPAHVGQFSGQFPLSRSQRVSMCGFIKSATGDVIAVNGPPGTGKTTLLQSIVANLTVQRVLNDEPPALILASSTNNQAITNILTGFALPDDDTLLTKRWLPDIPSLGLYMSGKNSNDYLMYDLKSNRTTGFFSDYEQRPLAELESYFIEKCSQYLQTPIRSVEHAKRLLKAQVSQRQQQIKASLNTAIKVANTHNDLAAHGFENLADLIETSRQLHQQYNRLRTTILAWEESQEALYQAYDSQSFFAKLLRFLPRFKQRRASQFKRIVSKVDESVLEVTDWSNHFHIIERIDSLLIDYNQQYREQGTKTESLAALTESIRGIQQAWLDLLSDWNASYQDKLVALYKMTGEEYQNLTPQEDINIRLDISYRYEAFWLSLHYREADYLEKLSERTGKVDAEYGKETYQKKLQRYACLTPIFIATFHSAPRFSQYFNPKASCTEPCYELYDYLIVDEAGQVSPDVALPTFALAKTALIVGDTKQIEPVHSVSEPMDTVNYGYHIMRTPEAIDENLLDLHKTQGKLGGSGSLMQIAQHANHYQKKAVKPATNKAATGQHVTNGLLLTEHRRCLDQLISYSNDYIYFGELEPKQGRIAKIELDFIKGNKGYVHIDYASERRGKSRINQLEAAAIAAWIAQHHDVLVAKYDKPIHDIVAVVTPYKPQSLDIKAALQGYNPAFAKITVGTVHALQGAERAIVLFSLVASPQDGLSFLNRQYNLLNVTISRAKDYFVFFGNMNTLAMTGHTPLGNLRRWLLENPDAEINNNFVYDLIAETKTAEIYPGLVTAHINTTEHHQRILEASCDKALGELIIVSPFLSINALSDSLQNKMTAAIEKHTRIIVYCDVALDNDKKTQQRNPWSQQAIARLEQLGVTVKFINGIHSKTILFETDKKPVIIEGSFNWLSAVRDESSDYNRYEASIVLSGEDLKPRLEEIKKQFEERSKTLKK; from the coding sequence ATGCCCTCTATCAATCGCCGCTGGCTGACTTATTGGAAAAAGACACTCCAATATGCCGATATTAAACCTATCGACTTTATTAATGACCCGATCATACTAGAGCAATTTTCTTGCCCCTCTCATATCCCTAAGCCCCTGGCACAGAAGTTATGGATTCAGGCACAAGCCAGAAAAGAGGACAGCAGCATAGAAGTAGCCCTCTGCCCTGTTCAATCCAAAATAGTGGTCGAAGAGCAAAACGTTGAAGATGAGTCAGCTGATTTATTTTGGATAATTGTACAGATGGATAAGGACGGTAAGCTTTTCGTCTCTCCTGATGATAAGCCAAATCCACCACCTTTTTTCGTACGCGATTACCTATCCCCTAACCCTAAAGACAATATCGCTTTGGCCAGTATTGAGATGGTAGATAAAGTCCTATCCTCATTCAAATTTGACACTCAGACTTGGCAAAAACACTGGCAAGAGTGTGAGGATGTCTTTCGTAAGGTCACCCAGCAAGGTTTCACCCAATTCAACTCATTTGATAAATGTCACCTTTATATCGAAGTTGCGCCTCTCCGAGGAGTAGCGCGTAATATCTTAACGCTATACGACCACCTATTGGACGAAGATAGCCTAGCTGACAGTCATACACTGCTCTCCGCTATCATTACGGATAAGTCGCCACCAAAGCTGCCTTATCCTGCCGCCCCTGAGGTGCTGCATAATCCCGCCCATGTTGGTCAGTTCAGCGGACAATTTCCCTTATCGCGCTCACAACGTGTAAGTATGTGCGGCTTTATCAAAAGTGCCACCGGTGATGTTATCGCTGTCAACGGCCCTCCTGGTACCGGTAAGACCACTTTATTACAGTCGATAGTAGCGAACCTCACGGTACAGCGGGTATTAAATGATGAGCCCCCTGCCCTTATTCTCGCCAGTTCTACTAATAACCAAGCCATTACCAATATCTTAACCGGCTTTGCGCTCCCCGATGACGACACCCTGTTGACCAAGCGTTGGCTCCCGGACATCCCGTCGCTGGGCCTATACATGTCAGGCAAAAACTCTAACGACTATCTAATGTATGACCTAAAAAGTAACAGAACGACTGGCTTTTTTAGTGACTATGAACAGCGTCCCTTAGCAGAATTAGAATCTTATTTTATTGAAAAATGCAGTCAATATTTGCAGACGCCTATTCGGTCTGTTGAGCATGCCAAACGTCTGTTAAAAGCACAAGTCTCTCAGCGGCAGCAGCAAATCAAAGCGTCTCTAAATACGGCCATTAAGGTGGCCAATACCCATAATGACTTGGCCGCTCATGGCTTTGAAAATCTAGCAGATTTAATCGAAACTAGCCGTCAATTACACCAGCAGTATAATAGATTGCGCACTACTATCTTAGCTTGGGAGGAATCGCAAGAAGCACTATATCAAGCCTACGATAGCCAGTCATTTTTTGCCAAACTGTTGCGATTCTTACCTCGGTTTAAACAGCGCCGGGCTAGTCAGTTTAAGCGAATTGTCTCAAAAGTTGATGAGTCTGTATTAGAAGTCACTGACTGGAGCAATCACTTCCATATTATTGAGCGTATAGACAGTTTGCTCATCGACTATAACCAACAATATCGTGAGCAAGGGACCAAAACTGAGAGCCTAGCCGCTCTGACAGAAAGTATTCGTGGCATCCAACAAGCTTGGCTGGACTTATTAAGTGACTGGAATGCGAGCTATCAAGATAAATTAGTCGCCTTATATAAAATGACTGGGGAAGAATATCAGAACTTAACCCCTCAAGAAGACATCAACATCCGCTTGGATATCTCTTATCGTTACGAAGCTTTTTGGTTATCCCTACATTATCGGGAGGCAGACTATTTGGAGAAATTGAGTGAGCGCACAGGAAAAGTTGATGCTGAATATGGTAAAGAGACTTACCAAAAGAAGCTACAACGCTATGCTTGCTTGACCCCTATCTTTATCGCTACCTTTCATTCAGCCCCTAGATTTAGCCAATACTTTAATCCGAAAGCGAGCTGTACTGAGCCTTGTTATGAGCTTTACGACTATCTTATCGTAGATGAAGCGGGCCAGGTTTCCCCTGATGTCGCCCTACCTACCTTTGCGCTCGCCAAAACTGCCTTAATAGTAGGAGACACCAAACAGATTGAACCCGTTCACTCAGTCAGCGAGCCTATGGACACAGTTAATTATGGCTATCATATTATGCGGACGCCTGAGGCTATCGATGAGAATCTACTAGACCTGCATAAAACACAAGGCAAGCTCGGGGGTTCTGGCTCGTTAATGCAAATAGCACAGCACGCTAATCACTATCAAAAAAAGGCGGTAAAACCTGCAACTAATAAAGCCGCGACGGGGCAACATGTCACTAATGGGTTGTTATTAACGGAACATAGGCGCTGTTTGGATCAACTCATCTCCTACAGTAACGACTATATTTATTTTGGCGAACTTGAGCCAAAGCAAGGTCGTATCGCTAAGATAGAGCTGGATTTTATCAAAGGCAATAAAGGCTACGTGCATATCGATTATGCGAGCGAGCGTCGCGGAAAGAGTCGAATTAATCAGCTGGAGGCAGCGGCTATTGCAGCTTGGATTGCGCAACATCATGATGTTTTAGTAGCGAAGTATGACAAACCTATCCATGACATCGTCGCAGTCGTCACCCCTTATAAGCCGCAATCATTAGATATCAAGGCCGCTCTTCAAGGATACAATCCAGCATTTGCTAAAATCACGGTCGGTACGGTTCATGCCTTACAAGGCGCAGAAAGAGCGATTGTTTTGTTCTCTTTAGTAGCCAGTCCACAAGATGGTCTGAGCTTTTTAAACCGTCAATACAACCTGCTCAACGTCACTATTTCGAGGGCCAAAGATTATTTTGTCTTCTTTGGCAATATGAATACTTTGGCCATGACGGGGCATACGCCACTCGGTAATTTGCGCCGCTGGCTGCTTGAAAATCCTGATGCTGAAATCAACAATAACTTTGTCTATGACTTAATTGCCGAAACGAAAACTGCAGAAATCTACCCGGGTTTGGTGACCGCACATATCAATACCACAGAGCACCATCAAAGGATTTTAGAGGCTTCATGTGATAAGGCTCTGGGTGAGCTAATTATCGTTTCGCCCTTCTTATCCATTAATGCCCTGTCAGACTCTCTACAAAATAAGATGACCGCAGCTATCGAGAAGCATACTCGTATTATCGTCTATTGCGACGTGGCCTTAGACAATGATAAAAAGACCCAGCAGCGCAACCCTTGGTCACAGCAAGCGATTGCAAGATTAGAACAACTGGGAGTAACGGTAAAGTTTATTAATGGTATCCACTCCAAGACCATTTTATTCGAGACTGATAAAAAACCCGTCATTATCGAAGGGTCTTTCAACTGGCTATCTGCTGTGAGAGATGAAAGCAGTGACTATAATCGTTATGAGGCCTCGATTGTGCTATCAGGCGAAGACCTAAAACCCCGTTTAGAAGAAATTAAAAAACAATTCGAGGAACGCAGTAAAACATTGAAGAAATGA
- the xdhA gene encoding xanthine dehydrogenase small subunit — protein MIRFYLNGKPHELTDINPNTTVLEYLRQHVRQTDTKEGCGSGDCGACTVMVQRLPDAHSAATDSPFYTLNSCITLLSLIDGHHLLTAAYLADNPAHHPERATLHPAQQALVECHGSQCGFCTPGFVMSLACVYENKRLANSTLQDSGPGANDLSYDEVVASISGNLCRCTGYRPIIDAGLAMQQIGATREGRQALSKDLSIDVMANAPAEFSPSSSPAPTPNLENLLTLAIRQGSQQLFIPKTMDELNQLLATYPKATLWAGGTDLGLSITQHLVDHETIIQLSGIHELKAWSLQPIENATGENLADAKELVLGAGMSYQQMLPVLEQHFPTFAPVFERIASPQIRNMGTIGGNIANASPIGDLPPILLALDARIHLRHCGADSDVNQVKATVPQDEIIPLADFFLDYKKTKLRAGSYVVAIHIPLMTGHQHLFIHKISKRYEDDISACLLAMRIDLAEDGQQIVDTRVGLGGMAAVPMLAEQCQRVLMGQPVELASFQQAASVLNQDVSPMTDVRASREYRMHVVQRLLVKCGKQLLSALQPETV, from the coding sequence ATGATTCGATTTTATCTTAATGGTAAGCCGCATGAGCTGACCGACATCAATCCCAATACCACCGTTCTTGAGTATTTGCGCCAGCACGTGCGCCAAACCGACACCAAAGAAGGCTGCGGTAGCGGTGACTGTGGCGCTTGTACCGTCATGGTGCAGCGGTTGCCGGATGCTCATTCGGCAGCGACAGACTCTCCTTTCTATACCCTTAATTCCTGTATTACCTTGCTGTCTTTAATAGACGGTCATCATTTGCTGACGGCGGCTTATCTGGCGGACAATCCTGCGCATCATCCCGAACGGGCGACCCTACATCCGGCGCAGCAAGCGTTGGTAGAGTGTCACGGCTCGCAGTGCGGCTTTTGTACCCCAGGATTTGTTATGTCGCTGGCGTGTGTTTATGAGAATAAGCGCTTAGCAAACAGCACGTTACAGGATTCTGGTCCGGGTGCTAATGACCTAAGCTATGACGAAGTGGTGGCGTCTATCTCTGGCAACCTTTGTCGCTGTACTGGCTATCGACCCATTATCGACGCTGGACTGGCTATGCAGCAGATAGGCGCTACTAGAGAAGGGCGGCAAGCCCTTAGCAAAGATTTGTCTATTGACGTGATGGCGAATGCTCCTGCAGAATTTTCTCCCTCCTCATCTCCCGCGCCAACCCCTAACCTAGAAAACCTCCTAACACTAGCGATACGCCAAGGCTCGCAGCAACTCTTTATCCCGAAAACTATGGATGAGCTGAATCAATTGCTCGCGACTTATCCAAAGGCAACGCTGTGGGCAGGGGGCACTGATCTCGGCTTAAGCATCACGCAGCATCTGGTGGATCACGAGACGATTATTCAACTGTCTGGTATTCATGAGTTGAAAGCTTGGTCACTGCAACCTATAGAAAATGCTACGGGTGAAAATTTAGCGGACGCCAAAGAACTGGTGCTTGGTGCGGGGATGAGCTATCAGCAGATGTTGCCCGTACTGGAACAGCATTTCCCTACCTTTGCGCCAGTGTTTGAGCGCATCGCTTCCCCACAAATTCGTAATATGGGCACTATTGGCGGTAACATTGCTAATGCCTCACCGATTGGGGATTTACCGCCTATCTTATTGGCATTAGATGCGCGAATTCATCTGCGTCATTGCGGTGCAGATAGCGACGTTAACCAAGTTAAGGCAACCGTCCCTCAAGATGAAATAATTCCTTTAGCCGACTTCTTCCTCGATTATAAAAAGACCAAATTGCGCGCAGGCAGCTATGTGGTCGCAATTCATATCCCTTTAATGACCGGCCACCAGCACTTATTCATCCATAAAATCAGCAAGCGCTATGAAGATGATATCTCAGCGTGTCTATTGGCTATGCGCATCGATTTAGCGGAAGACGGTCAGCAAATTGTCGATACGAGAGTGGGGCTCGGGGGTATGGCTGCCGTACCAATGCTAGCCGAGCAATGTCAGCGCGTTTTGATGGGTCAACCTGTCGAATTGGCCAGTTTCCAACAAGCCGCCTCAGTGTTAAACCAAGATGTCTCGCCCATGACCGATGTCAGAGCCAGTCGCGAATATCGTATGCATGTGGTGCAACGGTTGCTTGTGAAATGTGGCAAGCAGCTGCTCTCCGCGTTGCAGCCAGAAACGGTTTAG
- the xdhC gene encoding xanthine dehydrogenase accessory protein XdhC, whose product MSDLFQSPKPFMRWYEGLAHYQQHGVAHVLASIVAVNGSAPRALQAKMVITEDAICDTLGGGGLEHDVTATARQLLSGESIAAATKKEVEKTDKSVRREAVYSKHYPLGAKLGQCCGGSVTVMFECFNIKPPMSLLVFGAGHVAGALMTILSELPCQVDWVDSRPEMFNHYKSPKNSLSKINSSKEETYAIDELETKAIYQLPAHIRPHVCDEPIDFIYSHGQGRYVLVMTHDHSLDFELVRAALDVNNATNSAANANNASVRIPYIGCIGSATKAKRFKDRLSQRGYDTDTVNSITMPIGLEIGGKEPMAVAVSIAAQILQHYHQQYSIEN is encoded by the coding sequence GTGAGTGATTTATTTCAATCACCCAAACCTTTCATGCGCTGGTATGAGGGTCTAGCCCATTATCAGCAGCACGGTGTCGCTCACGTATTGGCGTCTATCGTTGCTGTTAATGGTTCTGCTCCTAGAGCTTTACAGGCTAAGATGGTCATCACAGAAGATGCTATTTGTGACACCTTAGGCGGTGGCGGGCTTGAACACGATGTCACTGCGACCGCGCGGCAGTTATTATCCGGCGAGTCGATTGCCGCAGCCACTAAAAAAGAAGTCGAAAAAACTGACAAATCCGTACGCCGTGAAGCTGTGTATAGTAAGCATTATCCGCTTGGGGCTAAGTTAGGACAATGCTGCGGTGGTAGCGTCACCGTGATGTTTGAGTGCTTTAATATCAAGCCGCCGATGTCTCTCTTGGTATTCGGCGCAGGCCACGTAGCAGGGGCGCTAATGACAATACTTAGCGAGCTACCTTGTCAGGTTGATTGGGTCGATAGTCGTCCAGAAATGTTTAACCACTATAAAAGTCCTAAAAATAGCCTAAGTAAGATTAATTCTAGTAAAGAAGAGACTTACGCAATTGATGAGTTAGAAACTAAAGCAATTTATCAACTCCCTGCGCATATCCGTCCGCACGTTTGTGATGAGCCAATTGACTTTATATATTCGCACGGTCAAGGGCGCTATGTTCTGGTGATGACTCATGACCACAGCCTCGACTTTGAGCTGGTGCGGGCGGCGCTGGATGTAAATAATGCAACGAATAGTGCTGCTAATGCTAATAACGCTAGCGTCCGAATTCCTTATATTGGCTGCATTGGCTCAGCAACGAAGGCCAAACGCTTTAAAGACCGACTTAGCCAACGTGGCTATGACACGGACACAGTTAACAGTATTACCATGCCGATTGGTCTAGAAATCGGTGGTAAAGAGCCAATGGCAGTTGCAGTGTCCATCGCCGCACAAATTTTGCAGCATTATCACCAGCAGTACTCAATCGAAAATTAA
- the xdhB gene encoding xanthine dehydrogenase molybdopterin binding subunit, with protein sequence MSHETSLFDPYEVRRVRPPKNKIGTSAKHDSAISHVMGTATYVDDVLKPQGTLHLAVGKSLHAHAKVLGMDLNAVRASDGVVDVLTFKNLSAKTDIGAVFDGEPLMVDELTQYVGQTLFVVAATSHRAAKQAALKAIVEYEPLPAILSIDAALDQQQFVRPSHFMQRGDAEAALASAPIRIDGHIHMRGQEHFYLEGQVAYVVLGDDGGLEVYSSSQHPSEVQQLVAEVTDLPFHAVNTIVRRMGGGFGGKETQAAAWACLCALVAKRYNVPVSMRLDRQDDMVITGKRHEFANRYEVGIDETGRILGVDMQLAGLCGYAPDLSDAIVDRAMFHCDNGYYYPTAQIAGHRCKTHTVSNTAFRGFGGPQGLMTAEYMMDHIAYKLGQDPLQVRLNNLYQNGQSTHYGQPIEHFDLATIMTTLAEDCDYEQRRQAIIEANQLAAATGSDQRRGIALTPVKFGISFTVQTLNQAGALVHIYTDGSIHLNHGGTEMGQGLFVKIAQIVANEFAVDLDTVKVSATRTDKVPNTSPTAASSGTDMNGKAAQNACLTIKARLIEFAAEHFEVAESAIRFENNHVYISDATTSEIIKVFTFAEFVQLAYQHRVSLSSTGYYKTPKIFYDRSKAWGRPFFYFALGAACAEVEIDTLTGEYQVLRCDILHDVGQSINPAIDIGQIEGAFVQGMGWLTAEELVWDNAGKLASNSPANYKIPTAHDLPKQWQVKLFDRKNSEQTIYNSKAVGEPPFMLAASVWCAINNAVASIGDYKQNPELTMPATPEAVLKAVMRMQGEAWELEEQRTRDSKTESVGNKPMPDKVRHAQDIDPPEVAGKLSDEQADAIEHPNVAGARGPAHSE encoded by the coding sequence ATGAGCCACGAAACCTCGCTATTTGACCCTTATGAAGTGCGCCGAGTGCGCCCACCGAAAAACAAAATCGGCACTTCTGCCAAGCATGACAGTGCCATCAGCCATGTGATGGGCACGGCGACTTACGTGGACGACGTATTAAAGCCGCAAGGGACGTTGCATCTGGCGGTGGGTAAAAGCCTGCATGCGCATGCAAAAGTTTTGGGCATGGATCTGAATGCGGTTCGAGCTTCTGATGGGGTAGTGGATGTCTTAACTTTTAAAAACTTATCGGCGAAGACAGATATCGGCGCAGTGTTCGATGGCGAGCCGTTGATGGTGGATGAGCTGACTCAATACGTGGGTCAGACGCTATTTGTGGTGGCGGCTACTAGTCATCGTGCTGCCAAACAAGCAGCGCTAAAAGCCATCGTGGAATACGAGCCACTACCGGCAATTTTAAGCATTGATGCGGCACTCGATCAGCAGCAATTTGTAAGACCGAGCCATTTTATGCAGCGCGGCGATGCGGAGGCTGCTCTAGCGTCTGCCCCGATTCGTATCGACGGCCATATCCATATGCGCGGTCAGGAGCACTTTTATCTCGAGGGCCAAGTAGCCTATGTCGTGCTTGGTGACGATGGCGGGTTAGAAGTTTACAGCTCGTCGCAGCATCCTAGCGAAGTTCAGCAACTGGTCGCCGAAGTGACCGACTTGCCGTTTCATGCGGTCAATACTATCGTACGGCGGATGGGTGGTGGTTTCGGGGGTAAAGAAACCCAAGCTGCGGCGTGGGCCTGTCTGTGCGCCCTCGTTGCCAAACGCTATAACGTGCCGGTGAGTATGCGCCTTGATCGTCAAGACGATATGGTGATAACGGGCAAGCGTCACGAGTTTGCCAACCGCTATGAGGTCGGTATCGATGAGACCGGTCGCATTCTCGGGGTCGATATGCAGCTGGCGGGATTGTGCGGTTATGCGCCAGATTTATCTGATGCTATCGTCGATAGGGCGATGTTTCACTGTGATAATGGCTACTATTATCCTACCGCACAAATTGCGGGTCATCGCTGTAAGACTCATACGGTTTCGAACACGGCCTTCCGCGGGTTTGGTGGCCCTCAAGGGCTCATGACCGCTGAATATATGATGGATCATATCGCTTATAAGTTAGGGCAAGACCCGCTGCAAGTGCGGCTGAATAACCTGTATCAAAATGGCCAGAGTACCCATTATGGTCAGCCGATTGAGCATTTCGATTTAGCCACAATTATGACGACACTAGCGGAAGATTGCGATTATGAGCAGCGTCGCCAAGCCATCATTGAGGCCAATCAATTAGCGGCAGCGACGGGTAGTGATCAGCGTCGCGGTATCGCGCTAACGCCCGTCAAATTTGGTATCTCCTTTACGGTGCAGACCCTAAACCAAGCTGGAGCACTGGTGCATATTTATACCGATGGCAGTATCCATCTGAACCATGGTGGCACTGAAATGGGGCAAGGGTTGTTTGTCAAAATCGCGCAAATCGTCGCCAACGAGTTCGCAGTCGATTTAGATACCGTCAAAGTATCGGCCACGCGCACCGATAAAGTACCGAATACCTCACCGACTGCGGCCTCTTCTGGCACTGATATGAATGGTAAGGCGGCGCAAAATGCTTGCTTAACCATTAAGGCGCGACTGATTGAGTTCGCCGCTGAGCATTTTGAAGTCGCTGAGAGCGCTATCAGGTTTGAAAATAATCACGTTTATATTAGTGACGCGACCACCTCTGAAATTATCAAAGTATTTACCTTTGCAGAATTCGTGCAATTGGCGTATCAACACCGCGTCAGTCTCTCCTCGACGGGCTACTATAAAACGCCAAAGATATTCTATGACCGCTCAAAAGCTTGGGGGCGACCGTTCTTTTACTTTGCGCTAGGGGCTGCGTGTGCTGAGGTTGAAATTGATACGCTAACGGGTGAATACCAAGTACTGCGCTGCGATATCTTGCATGATGTCGGGCAGTCGATTAACCCGGCGATCGATATCGGTCAGATTGAAGGGGCCTTTGTGCAAGGGATGGGCTGGCTAACTGCTGAAGAATTGGTCTGGGACAATGCGGGTAAGCTGGCGTCCAATAGTCCGGCTAATTATAAAATTCCTACCGCCCATGATTTGCCTAAGCAGTGGCAGGTTAAATTATTCGACCGAAAAAACAGCGAACAGACCATCTATAACTCCAAAGCTGTGGGCGAACCGCCGTTTATGCTAGCGGCTAGCGTTTGGTGCGCCATCAATAATGCGGTGGCAAGTATTGGCGACTATAAACAGAACCCTGAGCTGACCATGCCGGCGACCCCTGAAGCCGTGCTAAAAGCGGTGATGCGCATGCAAGGCGAGGCATGGGAGTTAGAAGAACAGAGAACTCGTGACAGCAAAACTGAGTCGGTAGGTAATAAACCAATGCCAGATAAAGTGCGTCATGCGCAGGATATTGACCCACCAGAAGTTGCAGGTAAGCTTAGCGATGAGCAAGCTGACGCTATTGAGCATCCCAATGTAGCAGGCGCTAGAGGACCGGCGCACAGTGAGTGA